AGTGCTGGCAGAAAGTTGAGCACCATTGGTGAGTGAGAGTTTGTCTGTGGTGATACTGATGTTTCCGCCATTGCGCTTGATTTGTTCAGCATCTACTTGGTTGACATCAGTTATGATCGAAGTGCCATCTCCTGCCAAGGAAACAGTATCCCTAGCATTAATCGTTATATTACCTCCATTTCCCTGTCCAGAAGTACTGGTAGACAGTCGAGCGCCATTGGTGAGTGAGAAGTTGTCTGTGGTAATCTCAACGCCACCCGCATTACCCACACCTCCGGTGTTGACATTATTGAAGATACCACTGCTGGTACCATCATTGACTCCCGCAATTGTAACGCCGTTGCGAATCTCAAGCTTTACCTTTCCGGCATTCCCTTGTCCAGAAGTACTGGCAGAAAGTCGAGCGCCATCAGTGAGTGAGAGTTTGTCTGCACTAATACGGATTTCTCCGCCATTACCTCTGCCTGTGTCTCTCACCGTACTGAAAACGCCACTGGGATAATTGTCTTCGCCATCAGTAGCTATTCCTGCAAACGAAATCTCACCAGCTGTGATAACGATATTGCCTGCATTCCCCTGTCCAGCAGTGCTGGCAACTACTTGAGCACCATTTGTGAGTGAGAGCTTGTCTGTGATGATGCTGATGTTTCCAGGACTAATGGCTTTTGTGGCATCTTCTCGTACAACGGCGGAGATACGAGTATTATTGCCCCCTAAGGAGAAGTTTCCTTCTAAGGAGGCATTACTGGCTTTGATAAACACGTTACCTGCACTTCCTTCACCAAGTGTATTCGTAGACACTACTGCGCCATTTTTGAGAGTTAGGTTCGTGGTTGTTAATTGAACGCCACCTGCGTTGCCTACACCTTTTTCTTCTACAGTGCTGGTAATTTCACCTCCATCAACCAAAACAGAACCTTTGGCATTAATTTCTACACTGCCTGCATTACCAAGACTGAAAGTTTTAGCACTGACAAAATTCCCATTGCCCAAAGTTAAGTCTTTTGTCGTGATTTGAACACTACCTGCATCACCCTTCTTAGCGCTAGGTTCCACACGAGAGCCAATGGCACTGTAAGCTCCACCGCTGTTTCGACCATCTACAGAGATGGTATCGCTGGCATTAATCTTGACGATACCACCATTTCCTGTGCCGAAGGTGCCACCAATAATTTGAGAGCCATTTTTGAGATCTAGAGAACCAGTGGTGATATTGATGTCACCTGCATTGCCCACACCTGTTGATTCTACGCTGCTCCTTATTGGACTGTTGTCCAAGGAAATGCTACCTTTGGCATTAATTGTCAAAATACCCCCATTGCCTGTGCCGGAGGTACCGGTACTCAACACAGCTCTATTCTTGAGAGTTAGATTTTGAGTCGTGATTTGAATGTTACCTGCGTTGCCCAAGCCTCCCTCTTGTACAAAATTAGCTACTCCGCTTCCATCTAAAGAAACAGTATCTTTTGCATCAATTTTAATATCGCCTGCTTGAGCGCCTGGTGTTCCTAAACCAGTTTGTATTCCTGCAAAAAGAAGACTTCCTCCCGAAAGCTCTAAATTTCTGGCATTCACTGCAATATTGCCGCCGCCACCTGCGCTAACGTAAGCGATCACACGATTAGTCAGCGAGACATCAGCACGTTGCACTCCCACAGGAAAACTCAAACTTCCATCACCATTAAGTCCCACCGTTCCCGCCGCAGATAATCCTCCTAACTCAACTCGTCCTGCTGGTGCGAACAGTATCCCGCCATTTAAGTTGACGTTACCGCCTACCAGTGCTACAGAGTTTCCTTGAGGAACCTCAAGACCAGCAGATTGACTTGTGATATTTTGAGGATTATTCCTAAATCCCAATCCAATCGGAACATTGATAGTTAACAAATGACAGTGGTGGATACAGTTCCATCAGAAGTTACTTGCTGTGCAACTGCAATGGCGAGTGGCGCAAGAGTTGCTAAGGTTGCTAGGGGTAAAGTTAACAGAAACAGGGATATCTTTTTCATACAATATGCATTTTATAAATAATTTTTCAACGGTGAGCGAAGTCGAACCGTTGACAAAGACTCTTATCAATCACAAGTTGACTCTAGGGGCACAAAGCAATACTGTACCCCTACATATGATTTTTCGTTCCAGAAGAATGAAAAGCACAACAGAACGAATCAAATTGTGGATGTAAGTATTTATAGCATCTTTAGTACGCGCTAATACTGAATTTTTTAATATTTTTGACGATGAACAACAGTGCCTTAACAAGGCTACAGAGTTCACAATAATGTATCTATCTCACTGCAGCACAACTACTATTAGGCGCAGGCTGTTCCCGTTGTACACCAGTCTTGGTAGGATCATAACCGACCAGCACCACCTGACCTTTTTCGTTATATATCCAACCTTGAGCGGGTACTATCTTTTTGACTCTTGGCTGTTGAGATGGCTGCTTATAGGTTGTACTTGTTGAATTTACTGTCCTGGTTATAGGCTGAATTAAATCAACGCGCACATTGTCACTACTGAGGACTTTTTGGGGGTCAGTTGGAAGTCCGCCACGTCCTGTGAGGGTAAACGTGCTACCAAAACCTTTGGCACATGGATTTTGGGCTATCTGCTGTGCGGGATCGATCACAGTTTCTGTCAATTCAAATAATCCACGGCTGGGGTCAACTTCTGGGGTATTAAATTGCACAATGCCATTGAACTGCGGACCAGCTTCAGAAATGGCTGAGATGACGCTGTCTGGGGAAAGAAATCTGCCGCCCTTTGTTGTGATGAAGATATTGCCACCATAACCTTGTTGGGCATTGGCGGTAATTTTGCTATTTTCCAGGGCTACCAAGTTGCCAGTGTTAATGCTGATGTTCCCTCCCGTTGCTGTTCCTGTGGCGTTGGTAGTGATGTTGCTGTTACGGCGCAAGATTAAGTCGCCTGAATTCAGGGTAATGTTGCCCTGTCCCCCATTTGTGTTCGCGTAAATAGATGCTTGGTTGTCCAGCCGAATGTCTTTGGCAGTGGTAACTTTTATATTGCCTGCTGCGCCAGTGCCAGTGTTACTGGTAGAGATTCTACTGTCATTGGTTAAAGAGAGCGATCGCGCGTTGATGTCAATACTACCTGCGTTCCCCACAGCCCCCGGATTCACACTACTAAAAACGGCACTCGGGAATCCGTTGTTATCCAAGCCATCAAAAGCGACATTACCAGTGGCATTAATGATGACATTCCCTGCATTTCCCTTTCCGAGGCTAGCAGTACTCACTTGACCACCATTATTCACCGAGAGCGATCCAATCCTGAATTCGATATTGCCTGCGTTACCGACACCACTCTTTTCCACCCTACTCGCGGCAGTACTGTTATCAAACAAGAGTGAGTCTGCCGTAATCGCGATATTTCCACCATTCCCCTGTCCAGCGTTGCTGGCTTTGAGTGCAGCTCCATTTTTTAAAGAAACCGACGGTGCCAAGATTTGGATATCGCTACCATTACCAACTGCCCCAGATTCTACATCAGTGAAAATACCACTGTCTTTTCCCACAAAAGAAATGGAGTCGGTAGCCCGTACAGATACAACTCCCGGATTTCCCTGTGCACCGGAATATAAACCAGCTTGTAGTTGTGCTGTATCCTTTAAAGAAATTTCTTTAGCGTCGAGCACAATATTACCAACATTGCCCTTCGCTGGCTGTCCTTGAAGGCTTCCCACATTATTTGTGATCAGGCTATTAGCAACAGAGATAGTATCTTGAGCCTGAATTGTGATATTGCCTGCATTCCCCTGCCCAGCACTGCTGCTATTTACTCCAGCGTCATTGGTTAAAGAAACCGATTGCCCCGAGATGTTGATATTGCCTGCATTACCTTCTGCTCCTATGCCTACGAGACTGAAAATACCACCTATGGAGTTACCGATTCTTCCATCAAAGGAGATTTTCCCACCTGCAGAAACAGTCACATTGCCTGCATTCCCCTGTCCGAAAGTGTTAGAGCTAAACTGAGAACCTCCTTTGAAAGAAATATCCTCCAAGACATTAATTTGAATATTTCCCGCATTGGCTAATCTACCAGCCTCTGCTCGTCCGAAGGTAGTGGTGAACAATGAAGCACCATTGGTTGCAGAGAGATTACGTGCTTTGATTGTAATATCACCACCAATGCCTGTACTGGTTTCATCTACAAAAGTACTTACTGAAGTGTTTGTCCCATCAAAGGAAACAGCAGCATTAGGAGCATCAATAACTATATTGCCTGCATTTCCTCTACCAAAGGTATTAGCTCCCAACTGGGAGCTACCACCTAGAGAAATAGATTCAGAAACTTTGAGTTGGATATTACCTGTATTCCCTTGTCCGAAAGTGGAAGTGGATATAGCGGCGTTGAATAAAGAGAGGGAGGGCGTATCGATTACAACGTCAGGACCATTGCCTGTACTTAATGAGCCAACAGAACCACCCACAGAAGCGAACCTATTCGCAGATTCGCCTGTTAAGGAGACTTTATCCTTAGCTGTGATAGTTATCTTTCCTGCATTTCCTTCTCCGTTAGTGCTAGAAAGTATATAAATATTGCCGTTTCCTTCCAGAGTTCCTGTGTTGATGACTATATTTCCTGCGTTTCCTGATTGTTTGATGTTGGAACTGTTCGAGCCAAAGCCTGTAAGGTTAAAGATTGCACTATAAGCACTAGTAGTTCCTTCAATTTTCACCCTATCTGTAGCATCAATTTTAATATCACCTGCTTGAGCGCCTGGTGTTCCTAATCCTGACTCTATCCCCGCAAAAAGACGACTTCCTCCCAAAAGGTCTAAATTCCGGGCATTAACTGCAATATTGCCTCCCCCGCCTCCCTGAACATAAGCGATCGCACGATTACTCAGCGACACATCAGCTCGTTGCACTCCCACAGGGAAACTCAAACTCCCATCACCACTAAGTCCCACCGTCCCAGCAGCAGATAATCCTCCTAACTCAATTCTTCCTCCTTGTGCTATCAGTCCCCCACCATTTAAGCTGACGTTACCGCCTACTAGTGCTAAAGAGTTTCCTTGAGGAACCTCAAGACCAGCAGATTGACTCGTGATATTTTGAGGATTATTCCTAAATCCCAACCCAATCGGAACATTGATAGTTAACAACGGCGGTGCTTGTGGGTTAGTAGCACTAAACTCAAAGTTATTGTCAAACAGAAAACTATGCGCCGTACTCCCTAAAAATGAACCACCAATTTGCAAACTCGCATTTGGTCCAAAAATAATTCCTGCCGGATTGAGTAAAAATAAGTTCGCCTTGCCCAGTGTTCTAATCAAACCATCAATATTAGAAACAGAACCACCCGTCACCCGACCGATGATGTTTTGTATATCAAGTGCATTATTGAAATTAGCCGAACCACCTGTGGGTACAGAAAATTCTTTGAAGCTGTGAAAAAGATTTCCTCCCCTTCGAGTCCCGTCATCAATATTGAAATTTCTGCCATCAGGAGTGGTAACTGTCGTGGACACAGTTCCATCAGAAGTCACTTGTTGTGCAACTGCAATGGCGAGTGGCGCAAGAGTTGCTAAGGCGGATAGGGGTAAAGTTAACAGAAACAGGGATATCTTTTTCATGCCAGATGCAGTATATGAAGAATTTTTGACAAAGACTCTTATCAATCACAAGTTGACTCTAGGGGCACAAAGCAATACTGTACCCCTACATATGATTTTTCGTTCTGTGAAGAATGAAAAGTACAACAGAACGAATCAAATTGTGGATGAAAGTATTTATAACATCTTTAGTACGCGCTAATACTGAATATTAAAATTTTTGACGATGAGCAACAGTGCCTTAGCAAGGCTACAGAAATCACAATTGCTCATATAGATTTCTCTGTAATGAGATTGACAAACTTCTTGCCCTTGTGGAATGAAATAGCCCTGCCCTTGATAAGGGGAAGGAAGGTTTGGCAACAGACAAAACCTAGGTGAGGTAAAGCCAGACCTGTATCAAGAACGTATCTATCTCATTGCAGCACAACTACTATTTGGTGCAGGTGAGGAGCGTTGTGGGCCAGTCTTGGTGGGGTCATAAGCTACCAGCACCACCTGACCTTTTTCGTTATATATCCATCCTTGAACAGGTATTATCTTTTTGACAGGTGGCTGTTGAGATGGCTGCTTTTGAATTGTATTTGTTGAATTCACTGTACTAACAACAGGCTCAACCAAATCAACGCGCACATTATCGCTACTGAGAATTTTTGTGGGATCAGTTGGGAGTCCGCCACGTCCAGTGATTGTGAAAGTACTACCAAAACCTTTTGTGCATGGATTTTGGGCAATTTGTTGTGCGGGGTCGATGGCAGTTTGTGTCAATTCAAACAACCCACGGCTGGGGTCAATATCTGGAGTGATAATGTTGATAGTCCCACTTAAGGATGGGTTTTGTTGCGAAAATGCAGTGATGTCGCTTTCAGGCGTTAATTGGGAGCGAGGCTGGATTCCAAACAGACCTTGAGTTCTAATTGTGATTTTCCCTCCCCTACCGTTGAAAGCATTGGCAGTGATGTCACTATTTTCTAAGGGAAAAGCAACGATTAATGGAGAGTTAATCGTGATATTGCCGCCATCTCCATCAGTACCCCTACCCGCAGTCGTTGAGATTTCACTACCGCGACGCAAGAGTAAGAAGTCTCGGACTCCTAAAGTAATGTTTCCAGCATTTCCTTGACCATCACTATTGACACTGATTTTCGCACCATCTTGGAGTTGCAACTTTCCTGTCGCAATCTTAACGTTGCCACCCTGACCTGTGGAAGCAACAGATGTGCTGGCAAAAATCCCACTAGCCGGATTATCATTACCAAGTACGAACCTTGCCTGAGTCCTACCATCTCCTTGAGCTATTTCAGGAGCATAAAGAAGTCCCACCCAAATCTTACCATCAGCTATTTGGTTAAACAGATCAACTTTGCTAGGATTACTGCCATTGATGGTAATGCGGTCACTTACTTGGAGGTTGATATCACCTGCATTGCCTCCGCTAAAGGCACTGGTGAGAAGTTGTCCACCACCAGTCAGTTCTACTACATTGGCATTAACATTTATATTGCCACCACGTAAGCTACCTGCACTTTCTGCCCTTAATTGTGCGCCATCGGATACACGTAAAACACCAGTATTAATTCTAATGTCACCGCTCTGTCCCATAGTTCCTTGCTCACTGGTCGTCAGTAATGAACTGTATATTATGCTTTGTGAGCGATCGTTGAATGGGCGTGGAGCTGGAGACTTGCCTGAGATTTCGACATAATCGGGGGCAGAGATCTCAATATTGCCAGATTTTTGCCCGTTAAACGATCTAGCGCTCACTTCTGTCCCAGCAGTTACAGAAACAGACCGCCCGCCTATTTTAATATCACCTCCATAATCTCCGGTGCTGGCAAGCAAGCTATTTTCAATAGAGACAGGACCTACGGATTGGACAATGATATTTCCAGAATTCACTCCTTGAGTGGAGGCGGTAAAAAGCGAGCTATTCTTAGCTAAGGACACAGAGTTATTGCCAACTAGTAAGATGTTTCCTCCATCTCCCGTGCCACTGGGGGCATATATAGCAGCATTTGATAAAAAAATAGAACCATTTGCCTTGAGTGATATATTTCCGGCTCCCAGTTGGGATATGTCATTGGAGGTGGAGATTACCAGATCCTGCTGACTGACATCCTGCCCGATTAAAGTGATCGATCCATTTGCTTCAAGTGAGATGTTTCCGGGACGTCCCTGTCCTTGGATACTAGTATCTAGTGCTGCAGGAAAAGGATTCTTCGCATCAGGATACCTAGCCTGATTATTTATAGTAATTTCACCAGCCTGAATATTAATGTTACCTGCATTACCCGTAGCATCTACAGCCACCACATTGGTAACTCGGCTGTCCTGATTTAGTGTTACCACTCCAGTTGCATTGAGCGTAATATCTCCTGCTGTTGAGCTATCTGCCGTCAATCCTTTAGCAATCCCAGCAGAAATCCTACTTCCTGCCGAAATATCTAGGTTGCGGGCATTAACCGCTATACTGCCTCCACCGCCAGCACGTACATCTACAAAAGCCTCATTACTCAGCGAGACATCACCTCGTTGCACTCCCACAGGAAAACTCAAACTCCCATCACTATTGAGTCCAACTGTTCCTGCTGTAGATAATCCTCCTAACTCAATTCTTCCTCCTGGTGCTAACACTTGCCCACCATTTAAGCTGACGTTACCGCCTACCAGTGCTAAAGAGTTTCCTTGAGGAACACCAAGAAGAGCAGATTGAGTGGTGATATTTTGAGGATTATTCCGAAATCCCAACCCAATCGGAACATTGATAGTTAACAACGGCGGTGCTTGTGGGTTAGTCGCACTAAACTCAAAATTATTGTCAAATAGAAAACTATTCGCTGTAGTCCCAAAAAATGAACCACCAATATTTAATTGGGCATTTGGTCCAAAAATGATCCCGGCTGGATTGAGTAAAAATAAGTTTGCCTTGCCCAGTGTTCTAATCAAACCATCAATATTAGAAACAGAACCACCCGTCACCCGACCGATGATGTTTTGTATATCAAGTGCATTATTGAAATTAGCCGAACCACCTGTGGGTACAGAAAATTCTTTGAAGCTGTGAAAAAGATTTCCTCCCCTTCGAGTTCCGTCATCAATATTGAAAATTTTGCCATCAGGAGTGGTAACTGTCGTGGATACAGTTCCATCAGAAGTTACTTGTTGTGCAACTGCGAAGCTGAGTGGCGCAATAGTTGCTATGGTTGCTAGAGGTAAGGTGAATACAAACAGCGATAACTTTTTCATCCGAGATGCATCATTTTAGAAATAATTTTTTACTCACAAGTTGACTGTAGGTGCACAAAGCTTTTGGTTTCCCAGATCTTGCACTAGTATCAACAACGAGGCAGAGCCTCGATATCTCGTTCCCAGGCTGAGCCTGGGAACGAGGGTTGGGAGGCTCTGCCTCCCGATTATTGAGAATGATGCAAGGTCTGATCTTTCCCAAAGCAAATGCTTTTTGTCAACAAGAACCTTGAAATGTCAATAAAACCCAAAATAATCGCAGTATTTGCTCGGTTCTTGACAATTTTCTCAACGTAGATGCTCTGCGGCAAGCTTGTAGCATCGCCTTAACCCCTAAAAAACCTGTCAAGCACTAATTCTTGTTTTCCAGTTGATGCACTGATTAATATTTTTGTCAAGACTATAAGATGCGTTTACCTTGATGCTGCACCCCTACATGGGTTTGTCGTTCCAGAAGAATGAAAAGCACTACAGAACGAATAAAATTGTGGATGAAAGTATTAATAACAGGGTTGTACGCCCTAATACTGAATTTGTAATATTTTTTGACGATTCATTACAGTGCCTTAGCAAGGTTACAGCCTGAAAGGCTTTGACTACCAAACCTTACTCATATTCAAAACAAACCCTGGCAAAACTGACTCACCACTGACAGTAACAGGATTATCCAAACATTCCTCTGACATTCCAGGACGATAAATATAAACTTTGCGGTGCTTGCGATCAATCAACCAACCTAACTGTATCCCTGGCTCTCTCATATATTCTTCCATTTTGTCTTTTAAAGGCTGAAGATTATCAGAAGATGAGCGGAGTTCTACAACAAAATCTGGACAAATTGGAGCGAACCTTTGCTGTTGTTCTGAACTTAGAGCATTCCACCGTTCAAGTTTCATCCAGGAAGCATCAGGCGATCTATCTGCACCAGTTGATAGCTTAAATCCTGTACTAGAGTCAAAACAAATACCTGTTTCATTCTGCTCTGACCAAATTCCCAACTGGAGAGCTACGTTAAAATTACGGTTACCTGTCTCTGAACCAGTCGGAGGCATAATTGAAATCTCACCAAATTTGTCACGTTCAATACGTAAATCTCGATTAACCTGACAGAACTCAAAAAACTGCTCATCTGTCATTTGCAAATCTGATGGCATCCGTAAAAAAATAGCAGATGAAAGCATAGTTATTTTCTCTAATTGCCTACCCAACTAGCTTTTATTCTCGCGCAAAAACGCTGTAGAGACAGGAAATCTCGCATCTGTTTGCCCCTCTCCTTTATAACGAGAGGGGTGCCCGTCAGGGCGGGGTGAGGTGATAGCTATGGATACACAGCACTTGTCTAAAATTATTTCCGGATTTTACCTCATATCAAATCCGTTTGTATCGGAATTATTTCTCCTTCCTCTTTCTCTGTGTCACGCCAGGTGCTACAACGGGGCGGCACGTTATGTTCCCCCGCTTCCCCCCAAAAGCTGCCTTGGGAACCCCCCTTCGGGTATGCGCAAAGCGCACGCCTTACGGCGAACGCCAGATGCCTACGGAGGGAAACCCTCCTGCAGCACTGGTCTCACCGCAACGCACTGGCTCCTCTGCGCCCACCGCGAACTTTGCGGGAGGAACATCCACACCGAAAATTCGCTCTGGTGCGGTTTTTTCTCACTCAGATGCTACCGGATTTTACCTCACCCCCTGCCCCTCTCCTTATAAAGGAGAGGGGTGAGGTGTAAGTTATGAATGCAACGCGCGTGTTACTTATTAGGTTGAGGAGTCATCCGCAGATAAGGCTTGACTTCCTCATATCCCTTAGGAAACTTCTCCTTGAGCACTTCTGGATCTTTGAGCGAAGGAACAATCACGCAGTCATCGCCATCTTTCCAATCAGCTGGTGTCGCTACGCTGTGGTTATCTGTCAACTGCAGCGAGTCAATCACCCGAAGAATTTCATCAAAGTTGCGTCCTGTGCTGGGGGGATAAGTTAAGCTCAGACGTAGTTTCTTGTTGGGATCGATGATGAAGACTGTACGTACAGTCAGCAATGCATTAGCATTCGGGTGAATCATGTCGTAAAGATCAGAAACTTTACGATCCGCGTCTGCCAAAATTGGATAGTTGAGGTTGGTGCTTTGAGTTTCCTCAATATCTCCAATCCATCCTTTGTGAGATTCAAC
This portion of the Brasilonema sennae CENA114 genome encodes:
- a CDS encoding S-layer family protein codes for the protein MLTINVPIGLGFRNNPQNITSQSAGLEVPQGNSVALVGGNVNLNGGILFAPAGRVELGGLSAAGTVGLNGDGSLSFPVGVQRADVSLTNRVIAYVSAGGGGNIAVNARNLELSGGSLLFAGIQTGLGTPGAQAGDIKIDAKDTVSLDGSGVANFVQEGGLGNAGNIQITTQNLTLKNRAVLSTGTSGTGNGGILTINAKGSISLDNSPIRSSVESTGVGNAGDINITTGSLDLKNGSQIIGGTFGTGNGGIVKINASDTISVDGRNSGGAYSAIGSRVEPSAKKGDAGSVQITTKDLTLGNGNFVSAKTFSLGNAGSVEINAKGSVLVDGGEITSTVEEKGVGNAGGVQLTTTNLTLKNGAVVSTNTLGEGSAGNVFIKASNASLEGNFSLGGNNTRISAVVREDATKAISPGNISIITDKLSLTNGAQVVASTAGQGNAGNIVITAGEISFAGIATDGEDNYPSGVFSTVRDTGRGNGGEIRISADKLSLTDGARLSASTSGQGNAGKVKLEIRNGVTIAGVNDGTSSGIFNNVNTGGVGNAGGVEITTDNFSLTNGARLSTSTSGQGNGGNITINARDTVSLAGDGTSIITDVNQVDAEQIKRNGGNISITTDKLSLTNGAQLSASTGGLGDAGNVIVSAREVSFAGISSDGEDNYPSGIFSRVEDTGIGNGGEIRISADKLSLTDGALLSTSTFGQGNAGKVKLDIRNGITITGVNDGTRSGIFSNVNTGAVGNAGGIDINARSLSLTNGGRISTTNTNTGTGAAGNINITTAKDIRLDNQALITANTNGGEGNITLNSGDLILRRKSSITTNATGTATGGNITINTGNLVALENSKITANAEQGYGGNIFITTTGGRFLSPDSVISATSEAGPQFNGIVQFNTQLTDPTRGLFELSEAVIDPAQQVAQNPCSKGFGSSFTITGRGGLPTDPQKVLSSDNVRVDLIQPVTRTVNSTSTTYKQPSQQPTVKKIVPVQGWIYNEKGQVVLVGYDPTKVGVQREQPAPNSSCAAVK
- a CDS encoding filamentous hemagglutinin N-terminal domain-containing protein → MKKISLFLLTLPLSALATLAPLAIAVAQQVTSDGTVSTTVTTPDGRNFNIDDGTRRGGNLFHSFKEFSVPTGGSANFNNALDIQNIIGRVTGGSVSNIDGLIRTLGKANLFLLNPAGIIFGPNASLQIGGSFLGSTAHSFLFDNNFEFSATNPQAPPLLTINVPIGLGFRNNPQNITSQSAGLEVPQGNSLALVGGNVSLNGGGLIAQGGRIELGGLSAAGTVGLSGDGSLSFPVGVQRADVSLSNRAIAYVQGGGGGNIAVNARNLDLLGGSRLFAGIESGLGTPGAQAGDIKIDATDRVKIEGTTSAYSAIFNLTGFGSNSSNIKQSGNAGNIVINTGTLEGNGNIYILSSTNGEGNAGKITITAKDKVSLTGESANRFASVGGSVGSLSTGNGPDVVIDTPSLSLFNAAISTSTFGQGNTGNIQLKVSESISLGGSSQLGANTFGRGNAGNIVIDAPNAAVSFDGTNTSVSTFVDETSTGIGGDITIKARNLSATNGASLFTTTFGRAEAGRLANAGNIQINVLEDISFKGGSQFSSNTFGQGNAGNVTVSAGGKISFDGRIGNSIGGIFSLVGIGAEGNAGNINISGQSVSLTNDAGVNSSSAGQGNAGNITIQAQDTISVANSLITNNVGSLQGQPAKGNVGNIVLDAKEISLKDTAQLQAGLYSGAQGNPGVVSVRATDSISFVGKDSGIFTDVESGAVGNGSDIQILAPSVSLKNGAALKASNAGQGNGGNIAITADSLLFDNSTAASRVEKSGVGNAGNIEFRIGSLSVNNGGQVSTASLGKGNAGNVIINATGNVAFDGLDNNGFPSAVFSSVNPGAVGNAGSIDINARSLSLTNDSRISTSNTGTGAAGNIKVTTAKDIRLDNQASIYANTNGGQGNITLNSGDLILRRNSNITTNATGTATGGNISINTGNLVALENSKITANAQQGYGGNIFITTKGGRFLSPDSVISAISEAGPQFNGIVQFNTPEVDPSRGLFELTETVIDPAQQIAQNPCAKGFGSTFTLTGRGGLPTDPQKVLSSDNVRVDLIQPITRTVNSTSTTYKQPSQQPRVKKIVPAQGWIYNEKGQVVLVGYDPTKTGVQREQPAPNSSCAAVR
- a CDS encoding filamentous hemagglutinin N-terminal domain-containing protein produces the protein MKKLSLFVFTLPLATIATIAPLSFAVAQQVTSDGTVSTTVTTPDGKIFNIDDGTRRGGNLFHSFKEFSVPTGGSANFNNALDIQNIIGRVTGGSVSNIDGLIRTLGKANLFLLNPAGIIFGPNAQLNIGGSFFGTTANSFLFDNNFEFSATNPQAPPLLTINVPIGLGFRNNPQNITTQSALLGVPQGNSLALVGGNVSLNGGQVLAPGGRIELGGLSTAGTVGLNSDGSLSFPVGVQRGDVSLSNEAFVDVRAGGGGSIAVNARNLDISAGSRISAGIAKGLTADSSTAGDITLNATGVVTLNQDSRVTNVVAVDATGNAGNINIQAGEITINNQARYPDAKNPFPAALDTSIQGQGRPGNISLEANGSITLIGQDVSQQDLVISTSNDISQLGAGNISLKANGSIFLSNAAIYAPSGTGDGGNILLVGNNSVSLAKNSSLFTASTQGVNSGNIIVQSVGPVSIENSLLASTGDYGGDIKIGGRSVSVTAGTEVSARSFNGQKSGNIEISAPDYVEISGKSPAPRPFNDRSQSIIYSSLLTTSEQGTMGQSGDIRINTGVLRVSDGAQLRAESAGSLRGGNINVNANVVELTGGGQLLTSAFSGGNAGDINLQVSDRITINGSNPSKVDLFNQIADGKIWVGLLYAPEIAQGDGRTQARFVLGNDNPASGIFASTSVASTGQGGNVKIATGKLQLQDGAKISVNSDGQGNAGNITLGVRDFLLLRRGSEISTTAGRGTDGDGGNITINSPLIVAFPLENSDITANAFNGRGGKITIRTQGLFGIQPRSQLTPESDITAFSQQNPSLSGTINIITPDIDPSRGLFELTQTAIDPAQQIAQNPCTKGFGSTFTITGRGGLPTDPTKILSSDNVRVDLVEPVVSTVNSTNTIQKQPSQQPPVKKIIPVQGWIYNEKGQVVLVAYDPTKTGPQRSSPAPNSSCAAMR
- a CDS encoding Uma2 family endonuclease, which codes for MLSSAIFLRMPSDLQMTDEQFFEFCQVNRDLRIERDKFGEISIMPPTGSETGNRNFNVALQLGIWSEQNETGICFDSSTGFKLSTGADRSPDASWMKLERWNALSSEQQQRFAPICPDFVVELRSSSDNLQPLKDKMEEYMREPGIQLGWLIDRKHRKVYIYRPGMSEECLDNPVTVSGESVLPGFVLNMSKVW
- a CDS encoding peroxiredoxin → MALHLGDTVPNFTQASSTGDIDFYEWAGDSWVVLFSHPADYTPVCTTELGRVAKLKPEFDKRNVKAIALSVDDVESHKGWIGDIEETQSTNLNYPILADADRKVSDLYDMIHPNANALLTVRTVFIIDPNKKLRLSLTYPPSTGRNFDEILRVIDSLQLTDNHSVATPADWKDGDDCVIVPSLKDPEVLKEKFPKGYEEVKPYLRMTPQPNK